From the genome of Glycine max cultivar Williams 82 chromosome 2, Glycine_max_v4.0, whole genome shotgun sequence, one region includes:
- the LOC100809447 gene encoding peptidyl-prolyl cis-trans isomerase E, whose product MAMMQGVQKNTLYVGGLAEEVNESILHAAFIPFGDIKDVKTPLDQATQKHRSFGFVTFLEREDASAAMDNMDGAELYGRVLTVNYALPERIKGGEQGWAAQPVWADADTWFERQQQEEEMKRIEAENRAAMQAAEDLHRKQVAEQREGEKEEEIEIKDDPMAKAEAEVLQNQ is encoded by the exons ATGGCGATGATGCAAGGTGTGCAGAAGAACACACTGTACGTGGGAGGGTTAGCGGAGGAAGTGAACGAGTCGATCCTCCACGCGGCGTTCATTCCCTTCGGCGACATCAAGGACGTGAAGACGCCGCTGGACCAGGCCACGCAGAAGCACCGCTCCTTCGGCTTCGTCACCTTCCTCGAACGCGAAGACGCCTCCGCCGCCATGGACAACATGGACGGCGCCGAGCTCTACGGTCGCGTCCTCACCGTTAATTACGCCCTCCCCGAACGCATCAAGGGAGGGGAGCAGGGCTGGGCGGCCCAGCCCG TTTGGGCGGATGCGGATACCTGGTTTGAGAGGCAGCAGCAGGAGGAGGAGATGAAACGGATTGAGGCAGAGAATCGTGCAGCGATGCAGGCGGCGGAAGACTTGCACCGGAAGCAAGTAGCAGAGCAACGGGAGggagagaaggaggaggagattGAGATCAAGGATGATCCTATGGCCAAGGCTGAAGCGGAGGTTCTTCAAAATCAATGA